In a single window of the Lacerta agilis isolate rLacAgi1 chromosome 15, rLacAgi1.pri, whole genome shotgun sequence genome:
- the ESAM gene encoding endothelial cell-selective adhesion molecule — MEPLPLALGLAALLAGLSCSALQVQVGTKSVVVIQGQRAILPVWYTPESTEQPFVTWHLERPHKHSQVAMEAAAARRWSAHARHFAQTHSIATSQCNITTPCPQGVPPFAAPGSEEASSAPAHSVCMGACMGSRVCTVRSDAVRVSPGGSPCPSVFRPGLVSVVIFADRKRGILRLNNLTAGMSGTYFCNASSDAGSSSCTIALEVYPPINGAMVAGAVIGALIGLGLIILFPLQMLFYRRKKKEAQEEMANEIKEDAVAPKTLSWAKSPGSDIVSKNGTLSSMNTTRDHKLYPSKPPSDTASITTATGSTVGYKPPFSNHRSGTHTPTPSLSSQSLPLYFPPMANGVHCHHANVPIHRNTLHRTNGAQPQAPRLHEPAAPTQGLTSSTLSRMGAVPVMVPAQSQAGSLV; from the exons cagGCCTTTCTTGCAGTGCGCTGCAGGTCCAGGTTGGAACAAAGTCGGTGGTGGTGATTCAAGGACAGCGGGCCATCCTGCCCGTTTGGTATACACCTGAGAGCACTGAGCAGCCCTTTGTTACATGGCACCTTGAAAGGCCCCATAAACATTCACAG GTCGCCATGGAAGCAGCAGCGGCCCGGCGATGGAGTGCGCACGCACGACATTTTGCGCAGACGCACTCCATCGCGACGTCACAATGCAACATCacaacgccctgcccccagggggtgcctccgtttgcTGCCCcaggtagcgaggaggcttcctccgcccctgcacaCAGCGTCTGTATGGGCGCCTGTATGGGCAGCCGTGTGTGCACAGTCCGTTCAGATGCCGTGCGTGTGTCACCGGGTGGTTCGCCCTGCCCCTCGGTGTTCCGCCCCGG CCTTGTTTCTGTTGTAATTTTTGCAGACCGCAAGAGGGGGATTCTGAGGCTAAACAACCTCACGGCGGGTATGTCTGGAACCTATTTCTGCAATGCTTCCAGCGATGCTGGCTCTTCCAGCTGCACCATCGCCCTGGAGGTGTATCCAC CGATCAATGGAGCCATGGTGGCTGGTGCCGTCATAGGAGCCCTCATTGGACTTGGCCTGATCATTTTGTTTCCACTTCAGATGCTCTTctacagaaggaagaagaaagaagcacaGGAGGAGATGGCCAATGAGATCAA GGAAGATGCTGTTGCCCCAAAGACTCTTTCCTGGGCGAAAAGTCCTGGCTCTGATATCGTCTCCAAAAATGGcaccttgtcctccatgaacacGACCCGGGATCACAAACTCTACCCGTCCAAGCCGCCCTCAGACACGGCCTCCATCACCACAGCCACTGGCAGCACGGTGGGCTACAAGCCCCCTTTCAGCAACCACCGCAGCGGGACCCACACGCCGACGCCCAGCCTCTCCAGCCAGTCCTTGCCCCTCTACTTCCCACCAATGGCAAACGGGGTCCATTGCCACCACGCCAATGTGCCAATCCATAGGAACACCCTCCACAGGACAAACGGGGCTCAGCCACAGGCCCCCCGACTACACGAGCCTGCCGCCCCCACCCAAGGGCTCACCTCCTCCACCCTGAGCCGCATGGGGGCCGTACCCGTCATGGTGCCTGCTCAGAGCCAAGCGGGATCCTTGGTGTAA